In a single window of the Streptomyces sp. NBC_00285 genome:
- a CDS encoding GIY-YIG nuclease family protein, with translation MTDVDSQFLRGLFDEEGSLHAAGRTALYRLYGLEGLLYVGISTCPLTRVRTHLRDQPWGAWVIGIQVDYPQDAEAAERVAVQAERPRYNVVFNGSIPPPPPDRAARRRAELAAERRRLAEFEAAVPESTTHLRLIERGIRAKRARIARLVEKSEDDGAGQGSPPPQSRPTTP, from the coding sequence ATGACCGACGTCGACTCGCAGTTCCTGCGTGGCCTGTTCGACGAGGAGGGCAGCCTGCACGCTGCGGGCCGCACCGCGCTGTACCGGCTGTACGGCCTTGAGGGTCTGCTGTATGTCGGCATATCGACCTGTCCGCTCACGCGGGTGCGCACGCATCTGCGCGATCAGCCCTGGGGGGCGTGGGTCATCGGGATCCAGGTCGACTACCCGCAGGACGCGGAGGCGGCCGAGCGGGTGGCCGTCCAGGCGGAGCGCCCCAGGTACAACGTGGTCTTCAACGGCTCGATACCGCCGCCGCCCCCCGACCGTGCGGCGCGCCGCAGGGCCGAACTCGCCGCCGAGCGGAGACGGTTGGCGGAGTTCGAGGCCGCTGTGCCCGAGTCGACGACGCATCTGCGGCTCATCGAACGCGGGATCAGGGCGAAGAGGGCGAGGATCGCGAGGCTGGTCGAAAAGAGCGAGGACGACGGAGCCGGACAGGGCTCTCCTCCACCGCAGAGCAGGCCGACCACACCGTGA
- a CDS encoding protein kinase domain-containing protein, which produces MPVGDAAAALRQTGASPLRPGDPRNVGPYAPVALLGSGGMGRVYLGRLTDDRPGLVAVKVIRPEYAEDPGFRRRFEREAAVHARLRTPHAPRLCGTGFEDEVLWMATEYLPGFDLAEAVQEHGALEPAAVWRLAAELGQALAALAVAGIVHRDLKPSNVLLSVRGAHVIDFGISKAADASAITGTGNRVGTPAYMSPEHLREGRSDTASDVFSLGGTLVYATTGRAPFGDGTGVDVMHRVAFEEPNPEVIAEISAADADLGYLLTACLDKDPARRPTPQDLIDAAGTPAVSSAWPQPLGEMVPARQRAYEVLYHLPVADLVGPRPLDVLPPAPAAPVSQPAPPVVEPSPEAAGDPAPTPSVPPDTAAVSVRSRRKPLLVTAAGIAACAVLATAFVLSREDSPATASPDSGGTQAVKSAPGDASSAHASPTTSGQSRTDVDGAVNESRADKTATAAPGSKATGSDAAQAADPSAPGTTPDTSPTPTPTPSADSPSAVTDTAPWLSECTYYAGKKRTQLGDTGKRVQQVQCMLTKRGYSVGSTGVDGDFAAGTETAVEAFQSDRGLAVKGIVNHATWTALRSSE; this is translated from the coding sequence ATGCCGGTGGGGGACGCGGCCGCGGCGCTGCGGCAGACCGGCGCCTCACCCCTACGGCCCGGCGATCCGAGGAATGTCGGCCCCTATGCGCCGGTGGCGCTGCTCGGCAGTGGTGGTATGGGGCGGGTCTACCTGGGACGTCTCACGGACGACCGTCCCGGCCTGGTCGCGGTGAAGGTGATCCGGCCGGAGTACGCGGAGGATCCGGGGTTCCGGCGCCGTTTCGAACGGGAGGCTGCGGTGCACGCCCGGCTTCGGACACCGCACGCACCGCGGCTGTGCGGCACGGGCTTCGAGGACGAAGTGCTGTGGATGGCCACGGAGTACCTTCCCGGCTTCGATCTCGCGGAAGCCGTGCAGGAGCACGGCGCCCTGGAGCCGGCCGCGGTATGGCGGCTGGCGGCGGAGTTGGGGCAGGCTCTCGCGGCCCTCGCCGTCGCGGGGATCGTGCACCGGGACCTGAAGCCGTCCAACGTGCTCCTGTCCGTCCGGGGCGCGCATGTGATCGACTTCGGTATTTCCAAGGCGGCCGACGCGAGCGCGATCACCGGCACCGGCAACCGGGTGGGGACCCCTGCCTACATGTCGCCGGAACACCTGAGGGAGGGCCGGTCCGACACCGCGTCGGATGTGTTCTCGCTGGGCGGGACGCTGGTCTACGCGACGACAGGACGTGCGCCGTTCGGCGACGGCACCGGTGTCGACGTCATGCACCGGGTGGCGTTCGAGGAACCGAACCCCGAGGTGATCGCCGAGATCTCGGCGGCGGACGCGGACCTCGGTTACCTGCTGACCGCCTGCCTGGACAAGGATCCGGCCCGGCGGCCGACCCCGCAGGACCTGATCGACGCGGCCGGGACACCCGCCGTGTCGTCCGCCTGGCCGCAGCCGCTGGGCGAGATGGTGCCGGCCCGGCAGCGGGCGTACGAGGTGCTGTACCACCTGCCTGTCGCGGACCTGGTCGGCCCACGCCCCCTAGATGTCCTGCCGCCGGCACCGGCCGCCCCGGTGTCCCAGCCCGCTCCGCCCGTCGTGGAGCCGTCGCCGGAGGCAGCAGGCGACCCGGCACCGACCCCGTCGGTACCACCGGACACGGCGGCAGTCTCCGTCCGGTCCCGGAGGAAGCCGCTGCTGGTGACAGCGGCGGGCATCGCGGCCTGTGCCGTACTCGCGACGGCGTTCGTGCTCAGCCGTGAGGACTCCCCCGCCACCGCCTCTCCGGACAGCGGTGGCACACAGGCCGTCAAAAGCGCGCCGGGAGACGCCTCTTCCGCGCATGCGTCCCCGACGACGAGCGGGCAGAGCCGCACGGACGTCGACGGCGCCGTGAACGAGAGCCGCGCCGACAAGACCGCCACTGCCGCCCCGGGATCCAAGGCAACGGGCTCCGACGCAGCCCAGGCGGCGGACCCCTCTGCTCCCGGCACGACACCGGACACCTCCCCCACCCCCACACCCACACCGTCCGCCGACAGCCCGTCCGCCGTGACCGACACCGCCCCCTGGCTCTCCGAGTGCACGTACTACGCCGGCAAGAAACGCACACAGCTCGGCGACACCGGCAAGCGTGTGCAGCAGGTTCAGTGCATGCTGACGAAGCGCGGGTACAGCGTGGGAAGCACCGGTGTGGACGGTGACTTCGCGGCCGGCACGGAGACCGCCGTCGAGGCCTTCCAGAGCGACCGCGGGCTGGCCGTCAAGGGGATCGTGAATCACGCCACCTGGACCGCACTGCGCAGCTCGGAGTGA
- a CDS encoding RICIN domain-containing protein → MPVRLRPLRVLCCSAVLALSAPALLPGTASAAVPVSEVYLQNYVTGLNAADSGGSVTAHNPRGNEDHQQWTPVPVGSGYQLRNADESGTCLGRSGTSAVTATCSADGTTWTIAAGANGTYTVAVPGTEQYLTASSSDSAAVQLGSAGDLARWYLTPAAYATSAMPSADTRTLDQVTFLTTHNAFANGVDGNFASFPVSLFPNQNYGISRQLADGVRGFMLDDYTVSGRAVLCHNSCDGVSSPVPLATDLQRMVDFLKANPGQFVTVFLEDYASSDVLKSSLASVSGLSDVLYRPDQEGVATTGWPTMADLAARGKQLLIFSDRTRASDTANGWSTRDTFGVMYQREWTVENYWSMGGGIGDSDWSCYSRWGTARPLTTDSSAFHPLFVMNHFRDYTIGSTAGTDNGKLLNRAQNFCTPAARKKPTYLSVDRYDLGSPTPLAAVGTLNTYVLTPGQ, encoded by the coding sequence ATCCCCGTGCGCCTGCGCCCCCTGCGCGTCCTGTGCTGCTCCGCCGTGCTCGCTCTGTCCGCACCCGCCCTGCTGCCGGGCACGGCCTCGGCGGCGGTCCCCGTCTCCGAGGTCTACCTCCAGAACTACGTCACCGGTCTCAACGCGGCCGACAGCGGCGGCAGCGTCACCGCGCACAACCCCCGAGGCAACGAGGACCACCAGCAGTGGACCCCCGTCCCGGTCGGCAGCGGCTATCAGCTGCGGAACGCCGACGAGTCCGGCACCTGCCTGGGCCGCAGCGGCACCTCCGCGGTCACCGCCACCTGCAGTGCGGACGGCACCACCTGGACGATCGCCGCCGGCGCCAACGGCACGTACACCGTCGCCGTTCCCGGCACCGAGCAGTACCTCACCGCTTCCTCCTCGGACTCCGCCGCCGTGCAGCTGGGCTCCGCAGGCGATCTCGCCCGCTGGTACCTCACCCCGGCCGCCTACGCCACCTCGGCGATGCCCTCCGCCGACACCCGCACCCTCGACCAGGTCACCTTCCTGACGACGCACAACGCCTTCGCCAACGGCGTCGACGGCAACTTCGCCTCGTTCCCGGTCAGTCTGTTCCCCAACCAGAACTACGGCATCAGCCGTCAACTGGCCGACGGAGTACGCGGCTTCATGCTCGACGACTACACCGTCTCCGGCCGGGCGGTGCTCTGCCACAACAGCTGCGACGGTGTCAGCAGCCCCGTCCCGCTCGCCACCGACCTCCAGCGCATGGTCGACTTCCTCAAGGCGAACCCCGGCCAGTTCGTCACCGTCTTCCTGGAGGACTACGCCTCCTCCGACGTCCTGAAGTCCTCTCTCGCCTCCGTCAGCGGCCTCTCCGACGTGCTCTACCGGCCCGACCAGGAAGGCGTGGCCACCACGGGCTGGCCCACCATGGCCGACCTCGCCGCCCGCGGCAAGCAGCTGCTGATCTTCAGCGACCGGACGCGGGCGAGCGACACGGCGAACGGCTGGAGCACCCGTGACACCTTCGGGGTGATGTACCAGCGCGAGTGGACCGTGGAGAACTACTGGTCCATGGGCGGCGGCATCGGCGACTCCGACTGGTCCTGCTACAGCCGCTGGGGCACCGCCAGACCGCTCACCACGGACTCGTCAGCCTTCCACCCGCTGTTCGTGATGAACCACTTCCGGGACTACACCATCGGTTCCACCGCCGGGACCGACAACGGCAAGCTCCTCAACCGCGCGCAGAACTTCTGCACGCCCGCCGCCCGCAAGAAGCCCACCTACCTCTCCGTCGACCGCTACGACCTCGGCTCCCCCACCCCGCTCGCCGCGGTGGGCACCCTCAACACCTACGTCCTCACGCCCGGACAGTAG